Genomic segment of Streptomyces zhihengii:
CCGCCCCGGCCGCGTGACGCCTCCGAGCCCCCGGGCCGGGCGACGGCCTCCGAGCCGCCCGCCCCCTCCCGGCGGCTCGGACGTGTCAGGGCGCGGGGGCGTCCACCGTCGTGTCGGCGAACGAGTGGTGCTCGTGGGCGACCACCCAGCGGCCCGCTTCCCGGCGCAGCCCGACCGTCAGCCGCAGCCTGGTCTCCGGGTGCGCGGTCAGCTCCTCGGGCGTGCCGCAGCGCAGCAGCGCGTGGGCGAAGGCCGCGTCGCCCCCGGCCGTGACGTCGAGCGACACGATCTCGAACGACGCCCCCTGCGCCTGCCAGGCGAAGAACGGCGGCCAGGTCTCGCGGTAGGCCCCGATCCCCCGGACCCCGTCGTGCGGCGGCGGGACGTCGAACATCACGATGTCGTCCGCGTGCGCCTCCAGCACGGCGGGGAGATCGCCGCGGTGCACGGCGTCGGCCCACCGCGTGATCAGATCGCGGATCTCGGATTCGTCGTCGGTCATGACCCCTCGCTCCTGGTGCGCTCGTGCTCGTGAGGGCTTGAGCCCTCGTGGGACTACACCAGGGCAGACTCCCCGCCCGCGCCCGGCACGTCTCCGGCCGAGGCCAGTACCTCACGCAGTCGGACCACGCCCTCCCGCCAGGCAGGCCCGGATCCGGACTCCTCCCAGAGCTCCAGCAGCTCCGACGGCTCGCGCAGCGTCCGGTCGAGCGCGGTCACGGCGAGCGCCCGCAGATCCGACGGCAGCGCCGGTATCGGCTCGTCGGGGCCGTACGCCGTGGTCACCGGCTCGCCGCCGGGACACTGGGCGGCGACCAGTGCCGCCGCGGCCACCGCCTCCACCGCCTCGTCGCTGTCCAGGTACTCCTCCGTACCGGCGACGCGCAGCAGCGTCTCGCGCAGGATGCCGGGGCGGTCGGCCTCGGCCGCGTCGTCCAGCGATCCCGAGAAGTCCGCGGCCGTGTCGTTGTCGAAGTGCCCGATGTCCCAGGTGCCCATGGTGAAGTCCCCCGTCGTGCCGTGTGCGTGAAGCCGCCCGATGGAGACTTCAGTCTTGCAGCGACCACTGACAACGGGCCCCGGTGAGGGCCGGCCCGGCGGGGAAGGGCCGGGCCGGCCGTGTGAGGGTGCGTCAGCAGGCGTCGACCCAGGTGTGGGAGGAGATCGAGTCGTTGACCGACGTCCCCTGCCCGTGGCCCGAGCCGAACCACTTCAGACCGGAGGCGCCGAGATCCGGAATGGAGTGGCCCTGGTGCAGGCAGACCCAGGACTCCGTCCACTCACGCCCGTTGTAGAGCCGGACGTCCTCCCTGCGACCGGGGAAGCCGTTGTTCCAGACGTCGGAGACCTTGTCGCTGCACCCGGCCCAGTTCGCGTTGTCCGCGTTCCACTTGCAGTGGGCGCCGCCCGCGTGGGCGTGCTCCCAGGCGTAGAGGAACCCGTCGGGTGCCGCTGCGGCCGCCGCCGCCGGTGCGGCCGGCGCGGTGGACCCCGCCTCGGCGACGGGGACGGTGAGCGTGGCCAGGGCCAGGGCGGCGAGACCGGTGGTCAGGGCGTGCTTCATGAACGGCATGGTGTGCTCCTCTGCGAGGGTGGTTCGTGCGACGTCCGGACGGACGCCGCCGGTACGGGCCGTGCGGGCGGTTGCCGCGCGGCCGTGGCCGTCGCCGCCCGGACCGGGCGGCGACGGAGTCGATGGGCGGGGCGTGCGCCCCGCGGGGGCGCCCCGGGTGCGGGAGCGCCGGGGTCGGGCGGTGCCGCGGCCTGTGCGGCGCGGCACCGGGGCGCCTGCGCCCGGAGAGGCGCCCCGTGTGGGGGATGGCGTCCTGCGGGAGGCGCCTCGTGTGTGGGGGGCGTGCTGCGTGTACGCGGGGGTTTCGGAGGGTCAGGGGGCGCCGTGGGCGCGCAGGATCTGGCGGGCGCGGGTCAGCGCACGCGCCCGGAGCCGGTCGCGGGTGTCGACGTCCGCCCGGTACTCGGCGCGCAGCGCCGCTCCGTGGCGCGCGTCCAGCCGCCGTGCGGTGGCGCCGAGACCCGACGAGGCCGCGCAGGCTGCCTCGGCCAGGGCGAGGGCGACCTCGCGGTCGCGCGGCAGCGGGTGCTTCGGCCCGGTCGCCGCCGCGCGGGCGGCGACCGGGGTCGTGTAGGAGTGGCCGGCCTTGCGCATGCACCGGCTCCACGCCCGCAGCCCCGCCCCGTACGCCGGTTCGGCCGCCACCCTGCCCCTGCGGATCCGGTCCAGCGCGTCGACCCGCGCCGAGGCGCGGAACCAGGCGCCGTGGTCCCCGTAGAGGCTCCGCTCGGCCTCGGCCACGCACCCCCGGTCGCTGCGCCGCAGCTCCCCGCCGCCCGGCAGACGGACCGACAGCCCTTGCGGCGACGGCCCGTTGGACACCACCAGCGCCCGCGCCCTGCGGTCGGGCGGCAGACTCGCGAAGTAGGCGCGGTTCGGGTCGCCGGCGGCGAGGCGCGCCGCCCGTCGGGCGAGGTCGCCGCCGTAGCCGTGACGGCGGGCCCAGTCGGCGTCGTCGACCACGTACGGGAAGCGGACCGCGGCGGACTCCTCGTCGAGGGGGAAGACGGTGTAGGCGAAGCCGTGCCGCCGCATGCAGTCGCGCAGCAGGATCTGCTGCGCGTCGTGCAGCGGTCCGGCGTCCCCCGCCGACGGCGGCGAGGCCGCCGTCGCCGCGGGCGGTCCCGATCCGGGCGACGGATCGCCCGAGCAGGAGGTGACCAGCGACGCGCTCAGCGCGGCGGCGAGGGCGAGCAGCGGCATCCGCAGGGGACGCCGGCGGGCGGTGGTGCTGGGCCTGCTGGGCATGACGGCTCCATCGGTGGGTGGGGGGCTCGCCCCGGACGGGCGCTGTGCGGACGGCGGGTGTCCGGCCCGCGCCGCCGTCCGGGCAGCGCGGGGCACGGGACCGTGCACGGTGGGGTGTCCGGTGCGGAGCCGCCGTGACGACGTGGCCTTCGCTGCCGGACGACCGGAGTCTGTGCCGGGCGCCGAGCGGGCCGCAAGCGTGTCCCGGGCACTTCGCCCGTCTCGGGATTCCCACCCCTCCGACCTGCGAGGACGCCCTTGTCCCGGGACCCGGTGAAGCCGCCGGGACAGGCGTGGGTCACCTGTTCGGCCCCGTCAGGGGGGGGGAGGCTGCGGAGGGGGGTTGGTGTGCGTGCCGGGGCCCGCGAGGAGAGCCGGCCCGGGGCTCTGCTCGCGGGGCGGGAGGTACGTTCCGGAGGGCGTGGCGCCCGCCGGAAGCGGCCCCCGGAGCGGGCCGGCACTCAGCGCGGATCTCGCGCCGCGCGGGGGCGGGGGCGGCCGGGCCGCCGACCGGTCCCCCGGTGGAGGCGGGCGGCCCGGACGAGGCGCGTGTGGCGGACCTGCGGCGCCCAGGGGCGGCCCGCGTGAGGTGGACGGCATCGGGGCGGCCCGCGTGAGGTGGACGGCACCGGGGCGGGGCGTCCGTGGACGTTCCCGAGGGGCGTGCGCCGGTTCGCGACAGGGTGCGTCGGCCGCCGAGGGGCGCGCGCCGGTCGCCGCGGGCGGGGGCCCCGGCCCCGGGCGCGGGGTCGCGTGGGGGTGCCCCGGCCGTGGCGGGGCCGCGTCGGTCAGGGGCCGTCGGTCAGGGGCCGGGCCGGCGGTCGGTCAGGCCCACATCTGGCGCGTCGCGCGGGTGCACGGCAGCACGCGGAGGTCCGTCGTGTCGGCGTCCAGGCAGTGCCGGGACTCGGCGTTCCTGACCTCGACGGCGCCCTCGTCCCGGGGAACCAGCGTCCAGCGCTGGGTCGCCGAGGAACCGCAGACCGCCGCGTGGAGACCGGCGTCGTGGTCCAGGCAGCGGCCCGTCGCGTGGTTCCTGAGCTGGACGCCGTCGCCCGGCATCTCGCGGACCGTCCACCGCTGGTAGGGCAGGCCGTTGCACTCGTAGGCGCGCAGCCCCCTGTCCAGGCTGCTGTCCAGACAGGCCCCGGTCGACCGGCTGACGAAGATCCGTCCGTCGGGCGGACCGGCCTGGCTGCCGAGCGCCGTGCTTCCGGCGTCGCCGGCCGGCTGCGCCGGCCACGCCCAGGCCGTCAGCGCGGCTCCCAGCGCCACACCGACGGCGACGCCCGCCGCCGCCCAGGCCGTGCGCCCGCGCGGTGAAGTGCGCGGGCGTGCCCCGGCGCGGGCCGGGTCGGGCTCGGGCGGGGCGGCCGGGGCGGCCGGGCCGGGGGACACCGGTGCGCCGGGGAGCGGGCCGGCGGACGCCGCCGGTGCGCAGGCCGCCCGGTCGGCGGCCTCCCACAGGACGCGGAACTCCGCCGGGTCGCCGCCGAGCGCCCGGCACAGGTCCCGGACGGTCGGCCACGGCGGGACGGTCGTGCCCCGGAAGTACCGCGACAGGGACGAGTCGCTGATGCGGACGCGGGACTCCAGGGAGCGCAGGGTGCACCCCGAACGCTGCTGGAGTTCGCGCAGCGCCCGGCCGAGCGCGAGGGCGGGGTTCTCTTCGGTCGGCCGTTCGACGGCCATGCGGGCGTCCTTCTGCTCGGGCCGCGCATGCTGCTGCGGTCGGCGCGCCGGTTGCGGGACGGAAGGGTCCCAGCAGGTCAGAACCTTAGGATGCGGACAACTCGGAGGCAATCGGGACAGCCCGCAGGAGTGGGCGGCGGCACCGGAGTTGACGTCGCGTCATCCGTCCGGCGCCGCGCCGGGGGCCCGCGGCAGGCCGTGTTCAGGCCGGTGCGACGAACCCCGACTCGTACGCCGCGATCACCGCCTGGGTGCGGTCGCGGGCGCCGAGCTTCGACAGCACCGCGCTCACATGGGACTTGACCGTCTCGGTGCCGACGACGAGCCGGGCGGCGATCTCGGCGTTGGACAGCCCGCGGGCCATCAGCCGCAGCACGGCCGCCTCCCGTTCGGTGAGCGCCGCACGTTCCATCAGGGCACGCGCACGGGAGTTGCCGTACTCGGCGGCGAGCGAGCGCACGGCGGCTGGGAAGAGGAGGGACTCGCCCTCGGCCACCACCCGCACGGCGTTGACGATCTCCGCCGGCCGGGCGCGCTTCAGCAGGAAGCCGTCGGCACCGGCGCGCAGCGCCTCGTAGACGTACTCGTCGTTCTCGAACGTCGTGACGACCAGGATCTTCGGGGGTTCCGGCACGGTGCGCAGGACCGCGCGGGTCGCCTCGATGCCGTCGAGCAGCGGCATCCGCACGTCCATCGCCACCACGTCCGGCCGCAGTTGCCGCACCAGCGGGATCACCGCGGCGCCGTCGGCCGCCTCGCCGACCACCTCGATGTCCGGCTGAGCCTCCAGCACGGCGCGCAGCCCGGCCCGTACGAGGGGTTCGTCGTCGACGAGGAGAACGGTGATCGGCACCCGCCCAGCCTAGGCCGCCCCGTCGCGCTGCCCAGGCCCTGGGCTCGTCGCGCTGCCCACGCCCCGGGCTCGTCGCGCTGCGCGTGCCCTGGGCTCGTCGCGCTGCGCGTGCGCCGGGACGGTCTTCCCCCCGCCGCCGGGACGGTCCCACCGCGAACCCCGCCCCCGGGCGGCGCCTCCTCACCGCGGGCCGTCGAGCGGCAGCCCCACCGTCACCCGCCATTCGTCGCCGTGCGGGCCGGCCGCGGCCTCCCCGCCCAGGAGCGCCGCCCGTTCACGTATCCCGCGCAGACCGCTGCCCTTGCCGTTGCTGTTGCCGCCGACGCCGTTCCCGCGCACGGCCGCGGCGCCCTCGGTGATCGGGTTGCGCACGTCCAGCTCCAGCCGGCCGGCCGCGACGGCGATCCTGACCCGGGTCGGCACGGGGCCCGCGTGGCGCAGCACATTGGTCAGCGCCTCCTGCACGATGCGGTAGCCCTCCCGGGAGACGGGCCCCGGGACCTGCGCCAGCGGCCCGGACAGTTCGGCGTCCAGTGCGGCGCCCGAGGCCCGGGCGGACTCCAGCAGCCGGTCCGCGTCGGCGAGCGTCGGCCGCCCGCCTGCGGGGCGCTGCCCGGACTCGCGCAGCACCAGCAGCACGCGCTCCAGGTCCTCCAGCGCGGCCCGGCCGGTCTCCTCGATGGCCGCGAGCGCCCGCTCGGTGAACTCCGGGCTGCCCGCCGCCCGCGCCGCGCCCGCCTGTACGACCGCCACGGTCAGGGCGTGGCCGATCGAGTCGTGGAGCTCCCGGGCGATGCGGTTGCGTTCCAGGAGCTGTTCGGTGCGCTCCTCCAGGGCGGCGAGGCGCTCGTCCGCCGAGGGGCCGAGCAGCCGGCGCGCGAGCAGGGTCATCAGTTCGCCGAGCCCGACGACCGCGGCGAGCAGCAGCGCGACCGGCAGGGGCACGAGCAGCGCGTACCACCAGTGGCCGCCCGGGAGGGGGACGAGGGAGTCCGGGGCGGGGCCGTCGCCGCCGGCCGCCGAGGCGAGATCGGTCGCGAGGCCGAGCAGGACGACCGTGATCCGGCCGGTCAACAGGCCGAGACCGAGGCGCAGTTCCAGCCACAGCACCGTCCGCCAGCGGTCCGCCCAGGTGGCCGAGGAGGTGACCGCGATGCCGGAGGCGTCGTCCTTGTACCCGTGCGGCGACAGCAGCACCCGCGCCTGGAGGCCCTCGACCATGCGCATCGCCGGGAGGAAG
This window contains:
- a CDS encoding YybH family protein, translated to MTDDESEIRDLITRWADAVHRGDLPAVLEAHADDIVMFDVPPPHDGVRGIGAYRETWPPFFAWQAQGASFEIVSLDVTAGGDAAFAHALLRCGTPEELTAHPETRLRLTVGLRREAGRWVVAHEHHSFADTTVDAPAP
- a CDS encoding DUF4259 domain-containing protein, coding for MGTWDIGHFDNDTAADFSGSLDDAAEADRPGILRETLLRVAGTEEYLDSDEAVEAVAAAALVAAQCPGGEPVTTAYGPDEPIPALPSDLRALAVTALDRTLREPSELLELWEESGSGPAWREGVVRLREVLASAGDVPGAGGESALV
- a CDS encoding peptidase inhibitor family I36 protein; the protein is MPFMKHALTTGLAALALATLTVPVAEAGSTAPAAPAAAAAAAPDGFLYAWEHAHAGGAHCKWNADNANWAGCSDKVSDVWNNGFPGRREDVRLYNGREWTESWVCLHQGHSIPDLGASGLKWFGSGHGQGTSVNDSISSHTWVDAC
- a CDS encoding RICIN domain-containing protein, coding for MAVERPTEENPALALGRALRELQQRSGCTLRSLESRVRISDSSLSRYFRGTTVPPWPTVRDLCRALGGDPAEFRVLWEAADRAACAPAASAGPLPGAPVSPGPAAPAAPPEPDPARAGARPRTSPRGRTAWAAAGVAVGVALGAALTAWAWPAQPAGDAGSTALGSQAGPPDGRIFVSRSTGACLDSSLDRGLRAYECNGLPYQRWTVREMPGDGVQLRNHATGRCLDHDAGLHAAVCGSSATQRWTLVPRDEGAVEVRNAESRHCLDADTTDLRVLPCTRATRQMWA
- a CDS encoding response regulator transcription factor; amino-acid sequence: MPITVLLVDDEPLVRAGLRAVLEAQPDIEVVGEAADGAAVIPLVRQLRPDVVAMDVRMPLLDGIEATRAVLRTVPEPPKILVVTTFENDEYVYEALRAGADGFLLKRARPAEIVNAVRVVAEGESLLFPAAVRSLAAEYGNSRARALMERAALTEREAAVLRLMARGLSNAEIAARLVVGTETVKSHVSAVLSKLGARDRTQAVIAAYESGFVAPA
- a CDS encoding sensor histidine kinase, giving the protein MLRLLRPLGRRVTWTRWLHLFIGTFVFGIWLFISEGDLYIPVIALGLLGFLPAMRMVEGLQARVLLSPHGYKDDASGIAVTSSATWADRWRTVLWLELRLGLGLLTGRITVVLLGLATDLASAAGGDGPAPDSLVPLPGGHWWYALLVPLPVALLLAAVVGLGELMTLLARRLLGPSADERLAALEERTEQLLERNRIARELHDSIGHALTVAVVQAGAARAAGSPEFTERALAAIEETGRAALEDLERVLLVLRESGQRPAGGRPTLADADRLLESARASGAALDAELSGPLAQVPGPVSREGYRIVQEALTNVLRHAGPVPTRVRIAVAAGRLELDVRNPITEGAAAVRGNGVGGNSNGKGSGLRGIRERAALLGGEAAAGPHGDEWRVTVGLPLDGPR